Proteins found in one Moritella sp. Urea-trap-13 genomic segment:
- a CDS encoding DUF4381 domain-containing protein, whose protein sequence is MIRFPEPWGNYLLKNLAETTAPNAINWWPQTIAWQVLFVAMLVYIGFNVYRAIKKYQNNAYRREALAWLKKLPPYRINEPDTIYRQLPSLLRKVALSGYKRDEVCLLSNKSWLQWLDQQCEKTSFTKIPSFTLNQLAYVPAYDIDAKTMDNLVTEITLWIKYHRGLHD, encoded by the coding sequence CTTGGGGCAATTATTTACTTAAAAATTTAGCTGAAACAACAGCACCTAATGCTATCAATTGGTGGCCACAAACAATTGCATGGCAAGTTTTGTTTGTAGCCATGCTCGTTTATATAGGGTTTAACGTTTATCGCGCCATCAAAAAATATCAGAACAATGCTTATCGAAGAGAAGCTTTAGCATGGCTGAAAAAGCTACCTCCTTACCGAATCAACGAGCCAGATACTATTTACCGACAGTTACCGAGTTTATTACGAAAAGTGGCTTTATCTGGGTATAAACGTGATGAAGTATGTCTATTATCGAACAAATCATGGTTGCAATGGTTAGACCAACAATGTGAAAAAACAAGCTTTACTAAAATACCGAGTTTTACTCTCAACCAATTAGCTTATGTGCCAGCTTATGATATAGATGCTAAAACGATGGATAACTTAGTGACTGAAATAACCCTTTGGATAAAATATCACCGGGGGCTGCATGATTGA
- a CDS encoding VWA domain-containing protein produces MIEFAYPWAFTLLALPFLVYWFSPIYKEKKASIQVPYFSRLVDVTGEAPQSGAVVINRHNMQRLLVAFAWCCLVVSMAKPEIVGEPIMQKKSARDLMITVDLSGSMSVEDFTTPDGTVVNRLVAVKQVLSDFVQGRVGDRLGLILFGDAPYLQAPFTDDLTTWLALLNEAEIGMAGQSTAFGDAIGLSINVFENAQSKNRVLIVLTDGNDTASKVPPIDAAKVAAAYDIKIYTIAVGDPLAVGEELVDLKVLNEIASVTGGQSFTALNRQELQQVYQEIDNLEPELFESRSFRPRTSAHHYPIVLFVLCYVGALLIVALRVRRRAKQEG; encoded by the coding sequence ATGATTGAGTTTGCATACCCTTGGGCATTTACTTTATTGGCTCTACCATTTTTGGTGTATTGGTTTTCACCGATTTATAAAGAAAAAAAAGCATCTATTCAAGTGCCTTACTTTTCTCGTTTGGTTGATGTTACCGGAGAAGCTCCCCAAAGCGGTGCCGTAGTGATTAATCGGCATAATATGCAACGATTGTTAGTGGCATTTGCTTGGTGTTGTTTGGTGGTTTCTATGGCAAAGCCAGAAATTGTTGGTGAGCCTATTATGCAAAAGAAATCAGCACGAGATTTAATGATTACCGTTGATTTATCTGGGTCAATGTCAGTTGAGGACTTTACTACTCCTGATGGTACTGTGGTTAATCGATTAGTGGCTGTTAAACAGGTATTAAGTGACTTTGTTCAAGGAAGAGTAGGAGATCGTTTAGGGCTGATTTTGTTTGGTGATGCACCTTATTTGCAAGCCCCTTTTACCGATGATTTAACCACTTGGTTGGCTTTATTGAATGAAGCTGAAATCGGTATGGCAGGTCAAAGTACCGCTTTTGGCGATGCGATTGGTCTATCTATTAATGTTTTTGAAAATGCACAATCTAAGAATCGAGTACTGATTGTCTTAACTGATGGCAATGATACCGCTTCAAAAGTACCTCCTATTGATGCCGCAAAAGTCGCGGCGGCTTATGATATAAAAATTTACACCATTGCTGTTGGTGACCCTCTCGCGGTAGGTGAGGAACTAGTTGATTTAAAAGTACTAAACGAAATAGCCAGCGTCACTGGAGGGCAAAGTTTTACCGCACTTAATCGCCAAGAATTACAGCAAGTTTATCAAGAGATCGATAACTTAGAGCCTGAGTTGTTTGAGTCACGCTCTTTTCGCCCTAGAACCAGTGCACATCATTATCCTATTGTATTGTTTGTCTTATGTTATGTCGGGGCATTATTAATTGTGGCGCTTCGTGTTCGTCGTCGTGCTAAGCAGGAGGGGTAA